Proteins from a single region of Papaver somniferum cultivar HN1 unplaced genomic scaffold, ASM357369v1 unplaced-scaffold_79, whole genome shotgun sequence:
- the LOC113344597 gene encoding G-type lectin S-receptor-like serine/threonine-protein kinase RKS1, with protein sequence MDTIRNNSWVFLLRVIVFYFVFCTKLHRTTAADTISFGDSLTGNQIIISRNYRFVLGYFKPGTTTSQNYYIGIWYKKVSVQTVVWVANRDAPITDPSSSKLILLHGNLVLLDNSSKTPIWSTNLASNTLNTPQVVLGDDGNLVLRDGSNRNVVYWQSFDYPTDTLLPGAKLWFNKETSQSQKLVSWRSPEGPAKGLYTLVSGPSQSVAILWKNVKEIWNSGEWNEESKSFPSIPEMMKLKPFFNYNLNENYFTYSVNTNSTLITRLVIDFTGQIKQLTWSDRTENWNLVWVQPPEFCDVYGICGPFGDCNVNTQKCECLRGFVPTSSENWSLQDSSGGCSRSVPFHCGSNVTFTQISTSHSILPDKPQLYTEYDSVEECQSACKVKCSCNAYSFNVRCLLWNGDVINFNNTRPSHDTPSLFYLKLAATQKPKMSLRVLLIIVVPTVITVLSITTILCFCIIKRRRKIDDIVEIQSSESLEFKFSTINAATSNFSDDNKLGRGGFGTVYKGTLTDGQEIAVKRLSENSCQGEEEFKNEVALLIKLQHKNLVRLLGFCLEGDEKLLVYEFMKHGSLDQFLFGPVKRAHLDWGMRHMIVEGIAKGLLYLHEDSRLNIIHRDPKASNVLLGADMVPKIADFGMARIFKVNQNQDCTKRICGTFGYMAPEYAMFGKFSVKSDIFSFGVLILEILCGRKSNSFGKDEDAESILTYARKFWNEGKPIELLDPTLRENYSANEVMSYIQIALSCVQQDAAERPTMAEIVDILNNDYSGTLAAPLQPPAFSLRNRSKTEASVSSQDSNSVSVNEVSMTELYPR encoded by the exons ATGGATACAATAAGAAACAATTCGTGGGTTTTTCTTCTGCGTGTTATTGTTTTTTATTTCGTTTTCTGCACCAAACTCCATCGTACAACTGCTGCAGATACAATCTCTTTTGgtgattctctaactggaaatcAAATTATTATATCAAGGAATTATAGATTTGTATTGGGTTACTTCAAGCCAGGTACTACGACGTCTCAGAATTACTATATAGGCATTTGGTACAAAAAAGTCTCAGTTCAAACTGTTGTGTGGGTTGCTAACAGGGATGCACCTATTACTGATCCATCTTCTTCAAAGTTAATACTATTACATGGAAACTTAGTTTTACTTGATAATTCAAGCAAAACACCAATTTGGTCTACAAATTTAGCTTCAAATACACTAAATACACCTCAAGTCGTTCTCGGCGATGATGGAAATCTGGTTTTAAGGGATGGGTCTAATCGAAATGTTGTATACTGGCAAAGTTTTGATTATCCGACTGATACTTTGTTACCTGGTGCAAAACTTTGGTTCAATAAAGAAACTTCACAGAGTCAGAAACTTGTTTCATGGAGGAGTCCAGAAGGTCCAGCCAAGGGATTATACACCCTAGTATCAGGACCAAGTCAGTCTGTTGCTATACTCTGGAAAAACgttaaagaaatttggaacagTGGGGAATGGAATGAAGAATCAAAAAGTTTTCCTTCAATTCCTGAGATGATGAAATTAAAACCCTTTTTCAATTATAATTTAAATGAGAATTATTTTACTTATTCAGTTAACACCAATTCTACTCTTATTACTAGATTGGTTATAGATTTTACAGGCCAAATCAAACAACTTACATGGTCAGATAGAACGGAAAATTGGAATTTGGTTTGGGTTCAACCCCCAGAATTTTGTGATGTATATGGCATTTGTGGACCTTTTGGCGACTGTAACGTGAATACTCAGAAGTGCGAGTGTCTGCGTGGTTTCGTCCCAACTTCTTCTGAAAATTGGAGTCTCCAGGATTCATCTGGCGGGTGTTCAAGGAGCGTGCCTTTCCACTGCGGCAGTAACGTTACTTTTACGCAAATATCAACCTCACACTCAATTTTGCCTGATAAACCCCAGCTGTATACTGAGTATGATAGCGTTGAAGAATGCCAATCAGCTTGCAAGGTTAAATGTTCTTGCAATGCTTACTCTTTCAACGTTCGATGTCTATTGTGGAATGGAGATGTAATAAATTTCAATAACACTAGACCATCTCATGATACACCATCACTTTTCTACCTAAAACTTGCAGCAACGCAAAAGCCAAAGATGTCACTTAGAGTGCTGCTTATTATAGTTGTTCCAACGGTTATTACAGTGCTATCCATCACGACAATTTTATGTTTCTGCATcataaaaagaagaaggaaaattgACG ATATCGTTGAGATTCAAAGTTCTGAATCGTTGGAATTCAAATTCAGTACGATAAATGCTGCTACAAGCAACTTCTCAGATGACAATAAGCTTGGGCGAGGCGGATTTGGTACTGTATACAAG GGTACACTGACAGATGGACAAGAAATAGCTGTGAAGAGGTTGTCTGAAAATTCATGCCAAGGTGAAGAGGAGTTTAAGAATGAAGTTGCATTACTAATCAAACTACAACATAAAAATCTTGTTAGACTATTAGGTTTTTGTTTAGAAGGAGATGAAAAGCTACTCGTATACGAGTTCATGAAACACGGAAGCCTCGATCAGTTCTTGTTCG GTCCAGTTAAACGTGCACATTTGGATTGGGGAATGCGACACATGATTGTAGAAGGTATTGCTAAAGGACTTCTATATCTTCATGAGGACTCTCGCCTTAACATTATTCATCGAGATCCCAAAGCTAGCAACGTACTATTAGGAGCAGATATGGTCCCTAAAATTGCAGATTTCGGAATGGCTAGGATTTTCAAGGTGAATCAGAATCAAGATTGCACAAAACGCATTTGTGGAACTTT TGGATATATGGCTCCTGAATATGCAATGTTTGGTAAATTCTCGGTAAAATCAGACATCTTTAGCTTCGGTGTCTTAATTCTAGAGATACTATGCGGCAGAAAGAGTAACTCATTCGGAAAAGATGAAGATGCCGAGAGTATCTTAACTTAT GCACGGAAGTTTTGGAATGAAGGGAAACCTATAGAATTGCTTGATCCCACATTAAGAGAGAATTATTCAGCAAATGAAGTGATGAGCTACATCCAAATTGCATTATCATGTGTTCAACAAGATGCAGCCGAAAGACCCACAATGGCAGAGATTGTGGACATTCTCAATAACGACTACTCTGGGACTCTTGCAGCGCCTCTACAACCACCTGCATTTTCATTGCGTAATAGGAGTAAAACAGAAGCCAGTGTCTCTTCTCAAGATTCCAACAGTGTGAGCGTCAATGAAGTGTCTATGACCGAATTATACCCACGATGA
- the LOC113344666 gene encoding cysteine-rich receptor-like protein kinase 19 has translation MDRITNNSCVFLSVLVFGFVMCSKPHHTIAAGDTISSGDSLTGDQTIRSRGDIFVLGFFKPSNTSKNYYIGIWYKKVSVQTVVWVANRDAPITDPSTSMLTLSDGNLGLFSKENETPIWSTNLSSNTLNTTQLVLGDDGNLVLRDSSNPHVFYWRSFDHPTDTFLPGAKFWFNKKTKQSQKLTSWRGPEDPSTGLYSVRPESTGKNQYILYRNNSEQIWDSGEWIEETKTFLNSPEMRYNNLFKYSCFSNVNESYFAYSVYNNSIISRMVVVFTGQFQIFTWSETREKWNMMWSQPVSTAEGTKRKEINWKRKAINWKIVLPILILVVTIMGFLVYIYVIKRNKANKRGFKGVLTDSFKSKAANNNTRTNMFDDDKTEGEAQELQMFNFACLSDATNNFCLENKLGEGGFGPVYKGTLTDGQEIAVKRLSENSGQGDEEFKNEVALLIKLQHKNLVRLFGFCLHGNEKLLVYEFMKHGSLDQFLFDPIKGTHLDWGRRRMIIRGIAKGLQYLHEDSRLNIIHRDLKASNVLLGEDMLPKIADFGMARIFKVNQYQDSTRRICGTLGYMAPEYAMLGKFSIKSDAFSFGILILEIICGKRCNSFGDDEHPESILTYAWKLWNEGKYLELLDPTLRQNHSTSEVMRCIEIALLCGQEDVAERPTMARIVHILNKNNLFTLAAPLTLSAFSSRINNQTENNIPSQDAVNNASVNEISMTEFYPR, from the exons ATGGATAGGATAACAAACAATTCATGCGTTTTTCTTTCTGTTCTAGTTTTTGGTTTTGTCATGTGCAGTAAACCACATCATACAATTGCTGCAGGTGATACAATATCGTCTGGTGATTCTTTAACTGGAGATCAAACTATTAGGTCAAGGGGTGATATATTTGTATTGGGTTTCTTCAAACCTAGTAATACGTCTAAGAATTACTATATAGGCATTTGGTACAAAAAAGTCTCTGTTCAAACTGTTGTTTGGGTTGCTAACAGAGATGCACCTATTACTGATCCATCTACTTCAATGTTAACACTTTCAGATGGAAACTTAGGTTTATTCTCCAAAGAAAATGAAACACCAATTTGGTCTACTAATTTATCTTCAAATACTCTGAATACAACTCAATTAGTTCTTGGTGATGATGGAAATCTTGTTTTACGAGATAGTTCTAATCCACATGTTTTCTATTGGCGGAGTTTTGATCATCCAACTGATACTTTCTTACCTGGTGCAAAATTTTGGTTCaataagaaaactaagcaaagtCAGAAACTTACTTCATGGAGAGGTCCAGAAGATCCATCCACAGGACTTTATAGCGTACGACCAGAATCAACTGGAAAAAACCAGTATATTTTATATAGGAACAACTCCGAACAGATTTGGGACAGTGGAGAATGGATTGAAGAAACAAAAACTTTTCTTAATTCGCCTGAGATGAGATATAATAACCTTTTCAAATATAGTTGCTTTTCCAATGTGAATGAAAGTTATTTTGCTTATTCAGTTTACAATAATTCTATTATTTCTAGAATGGTTGTAGTGTTTACTGGCCAATTCCAAATATTTACATGGTCAGAAACAAGGGAAAAGTGGAATATGATGTGGTCTCAACCCGTCTCTACAGCTGAAG GCACAAAGAGGAAGGAGATAAATTGGAAGAGGAAGGCGATAAATTGGAAGATCGTCTTGCCTATTTTGATTCTGGTGGTAACAATCATGGGCTTCTTAGTTTACATTTATGTAATTAAGAGAAATAAAGCTAACAAAAGAG GGTTCAAAGGGGTGTTGACTGACTCGTTCAAATCAAAGGCTGCCAACAATAACACTCGCACAAACATGTTTGATGACGATAAAACAGAAGGAGAAGCACAAGAATTGCAAATGTTTAACTTTGCTTGTTTATCCGATGCTACAAACAACTTCTGCTTGGAAAATAAGTTGGGGGAAGGAGGTTTTGGTCCAGTTTATAAG GGTACACTTACAGATGGACAAGAAATAGCTGTGAAGAGGTTGTCTGAAAATTCAGGTCAAGGTGATGAGGAATTTAAGAATGAAGTTGCATTATTAATCAAACTGCAACATAAAAATCTCGTTAGACTATTCGGTTTTTGCTTACATGGAAATGAAAAGCTACTCGTTTATGAGTTCATGAAACATGGAAGCCTCGATCAATTCTTATTCG ATCCAATTAAGGGGACACATTTAGACTGGGGAAGGCGACGCATGATTATACGAGGTATCGCCAAAGGACTTCAATATCTTCACGAGGACTCTCGACTTAACATTATTCATCGAGATCTCAAAGCTAGCAACGTTTTATTAGGAGAAGATATGCTCCCCAAAATTGCAGATTTtgggatggctaggattttcaaGGTGAATCAGTATCAAGACAGTACAAGACGCATTTGTGgaacttt GGGATATATGGCGCCTGAGTATGCAATGCTCGGTAAATTCTCCATAAAATCAGACGCCTTTAGTTTCGGTATCCTAATTTTAGAGATAATATGCGGAAAGAGGTGCAACTCTTTCGGAGATGACGAACACCCAGAGAGTATCTTAACCTAT GCTTGGAAGCTTTGGAATGAAGGGAAATATCTAGAATTGCTAGATCCCACGTTGAGACAGAATCATTCAACAAGTGAAGTGATGAGATGTATCGAAATTGCATTATTATGTGGTCAAGAAGATGTAGCTGAAAGGCCAACAATGGCAAGGATTGTTCACATTCTCAACAAAAACAATCTTTTCACTCTTGCAGCACCTTTAACACTATCAGCATTTTCATCGCGTATTAACAATCAAACAGAAAATAACATCCCTTCTCAAGATGCCGTTAACAATGCGAGCGTTAATGAGATTTCTATGACCGAATTCTACCCTCGGTGA
- the LOC113344599 gene encoding putative F-box protein At3g58910, whose protein sequence is MDLGCIYPILDFPEHISFPRLKHLRLEHTELTNQCWSEKIFSNSPVLEELNLENCGFRDPSFCISIPTLKLLRIDGGHDIHKCSLKIQAPNLVSLYYTGYVAKEYVLSSFLTLEEAVVHLSASRQREEETGQVEAVRQFFRALTHVKCPTVKNPSLQREPSVYFRYLRPLKAAELELMVQIQSFPRASESCTFQIPLGSL, encoded by the exons ATGGATCTCGGGTGTA TTTATCCAATCCTTGATTTTCCTGAGCATATCTCATTTCCCAGACTCAAACACCTGCGACTTGAACATACTGAGCTTACCAATCAGTGCTGGAGTGAGAAAATTTTTTCGAATTCCCCTGTCCTTgaagaattgaatctggaaaactgcGGATTCCGTGACCCGAGTTTCTGTATATCAATTCCTACACTTAAACTTTTGAGAATTGATGGTGGTCATGATATACACAAGTGTTCTCTAAAAATTCAAGCGCCAAATCTCGTAAGTCTCTACTACACGGGTTATGTTGCAAAAGAATACGTCTTGTCTAGTTTTCTTACACTAGAGGAAGCAGTTGTTCACTTGTCTGCTTCAAGACAAAGGGAGGAAGAGACAGGTCAAGTTGAAGCAGTACGACAATTTTTTAGAGCCCTTACACATGTTAAATGTCCAACTGTTAAGAATCCTTCCTTACAG agGGAGCCTTCTGTCTATTTTAGGTATTTACGCCCTCTAAAAGCGGCAGAACTAGAACTTATGGTGCAGATACAAAGTTTTCCAAGAGCCTCAGAAAGTTGCACGTTTCAAATCCCTCTTGGAAGTCTGTAA